The Thermoanaerobaculia bacterium genome has a segment encoding these proteins:
- a CDS encoding tryptophan-rich sensory protein, which translates to MAGYAMRRQVLGLLGWLAVCFAAAAAGGFASASAGDFYRQLVRPDWAPPAWLFGPAWTVLYLLMAVAAWLVWRDGGFRRRGLALTLFLVQLAVNALWTWLFFVWRMGALAFGEIVLLWALILGTAIAFRRVRPLAAALLLPYLAWVTFAAALTWAIWKRNPGLLG; encoded by the coding sequence ATGGCGGGGTATGCGATGCGCAGGCAGGTTCTCGGTCTCCTGGGCTGGCTCGCGGTCTGCTTCGCGGCGGCGGCGGCGGGCGGCTTCGCCTCGGCGAGCGCCGGCGACTTCTACCGCCAGCTCGTGCGCCCGGACTGGGCGCCCCCAGCATGGCTCTTCGGTCCGGCCTGGACGGTTCTCTACCTGCTCATGGCGGTCGCCGCCTGGCTGGTCTGGCGCGACGGCGGCTTCCGCCGGCGAGGCCTCGCCCTGACGCTCTTTCTCGTCCAACTGGCGGTGAACGCGCTCTGGACCTGGCTCTTCTTCGTCTGGCGAATGGGGGCGCTGGCGTTCGGCGAGATCGTGCTGCTCTGGGCTCTCATTCTCGGAACGGCGATCGCCTTCCGGCGCGTGCGTCCCCTGGCCGCGGCACTCCTCCTGCCCTATCTCGCCTGGGTGACCTTCGCCGCGGCGCTCACCTGGGCGATCTGGAAGCGCAATCCGGGACTGCTGGGATGA
- a CDS encoding DUF2071 domain-containing protein produces MTSRFLSAEWRDLVMLNYEVDPVILSGLVPAGTELDLWQERALVSVVGFHFRRTRVLGVAIPGHCNFEEVNLRFYVRRRGPEGFRRGVVFVKEIVPRFAIAWVARTLYNENYVALPMRHSIVDNEADAERSVSYLWRCDGRWCNVGIVASTPPGIPPADSEETFITEHYWGYARQRDGGTVEYQVEHPQWRVSPALESRFECDVGALYGAPFAGFLSGPPASAFLADGSPVTVRRGERLA; encoded by the coding sequence ATGACCTCCCGCTTCCTCTCGGCCGAGTGGCGCGATCTCGTGATGCTCAACTACGAGGTCGACCCGGTCATTCTCTCCGGTCTCGTGCCGGCCGGGACCGAGCTCGATCTGTGGCAGGAACGGGCCCTCGTGAGCGTGGTCGGCTTTCACTTCCGGCGCACGCGCGTGCTCGGTGTCGCGATTCCGGGCCACTGCAATTTCGAAGAGGTGAATCTGCGCTTCTACGTCCGGCGCCGGGGTCCCGAGGGCTTCCGGCGCGGCGTCGTCTTCGTGAAGGAGATCGTGCCGCGCTTCGCGATCGCCTGGGTGGCCCGCACGCTCTACAACGAGAACTATGTCGCGCTGCCGATGCGCCATTCGATCGTCGACAACGAAGCCGACGCGGAGCGGAGCGTCAGCTATCTATGGCGTTGCGACGGGCGCTGGTGCAACGTGGGAATCGTGGCCAGCACCCCGCCGGGAATTCCGCCGGCCGACTCGGAGGAGACCTTCATCACCGAGCACTACTGGGGCTACGCGCGCCAGCGCGACGGCGGGACGGTCGAGTACCAGGTGGAGCATCCGCAGTGGCGGGTGAGCCCGGCGCTCGAATCCCGCTTCGAGTGCGATGTCGGAGCCCTCTACGGCGCGCCGTTCGCCGGCTTCCTCTCCGGCCCGCCGGCCTCGGCGTTTCTCGCCGACGGCTCGCCGGTGACGGTGCGCAGGGGAGAGCGTCTGGCGTAA
- a CDS encoding (4Fe-4S)-binding protein: MSGKRIQTYAAAGIQVTFDPGVCIHSAVCLNALPAVFDVRRKRWVRPEAATVAEVVAAIDRCPSGALQYVLEGQAEAREAATDEGVATTLQASTDGPLLVQGSFRLLDRDGSEIECAGRTALCRCGATAIQPFCDGSHRRVGFRSKGPSGA, encoded by the coding sequence ATGAGCGGGAAGCGAATCCAGACCTACGCCGCGGCCGGGATCCAGGTGACCTTCGACCCCGGGGTCTGTATCCATTCGGCAGTCTGCCTGAACGCGCTGCCCGCCGTGTTCGACGTGCGCCGGAAACGATGGGTGCGGCCGGAGGCAGCGACCGTCGCGGAGGTGGTGGCGGCCATCGACCGCTGTCCGTCCGGTGCGCTGCAGTACGTTCTGGAGGGTCAGGCGGAGGCCCGCGAGGCGGCGACGGACGAAGGCGTCGCGACGACCCTGCAGGCCAGCACCGACGGCCCACTTCTCGTGCAGGGGAGCTTCCGGCTTCTGGATCGCGACGGCAGCGAGATCGAGTGCGCGGGACGGACGGCGCTCTGCCGGTGCGGCGCGACGGCGATTCAGCCCTTCTGCGACGGCAGCCATCGCCGCGTCGGGTTCCGGTCGAAGGGGCCTTCCGGGGCGTAG
- a CDS encoding DUF1801 domain-containing protein, producing the protein MNEGQTKPTTIDEYIAGFPLAVRAILGRIREIVQEAAPAAQEAISYQIPTFKLNGNLVHFAAFKHHIGLYPPARGDAALERELAPYAGEKGNLRFPLDQPIPYELITRIVKLRVAQSPPKAAAKRPGRGRAPRQPS; encoded by the coding sequence ATGAACGAAGGCCAGACGAAGCCCACCACGATCGACGAGTACATCGCCGGCTTCCCGCTGGCGGTGCGGGCGATTCTCGGGCGCATCCGGGAGATCGTCCAGGAGGCGGCGCCCGCCGCGCAGGAGGCAATCAGCTACCAGATCCCGACTTTCAAGCTGAACGGAAACCTGGTCCATTTCGCTGCCTTCAAGCACCACATCGGTCTCTACCCCCCGGCGAGGGGAGACGCCGCGCTGGAGAGAGAGCTCGCGCCCTATGCCGGCGAGAAGGGCAATCTCCGCTTTCCGCTCGATCAGCCGATCCCTTACGAGCTCATCACGCGGATCGTGAAGTTGCGGGTCGCGCAGAGCCCGCCGAAGGCGGCGGCGAAACGCCCCGGGAGAGGCAGAGCTCCGCGCCAGCCCTCCTGA
- a CDS encoding DUF1801 domain-containing protein, which produces MYEAKTKPTEATIESYLAGIADESRREDCKVIAALMERISGCPPRMWGASIVGFGSYHYKYASGHEGDSCLVGFSSRKGDISIYLMPGYESAEARALLAGLGRHKIGKACLYVRRLSDIQLPVLEQLVARSVSEIRRLYPPVKK; this is translated from the coding sequence GTGTACGAGGCCAAGACGAAGCCGACGGAAGCGACCATCGAGAGTTACCTGGCCGGCATCGCGGACGAGTCGAGACGCGAGGACTGCAAGGTGATCGCCGCTCTCATGGAGCGGATTTCGGGCTGCCCGCCACGGATGTGGGGCGCGAGCATCGTCGGGTTCGGCAGCTACCACTACAAGTACGCGAGCGGCCACGAGGGCGATTCCTGCCTCGTCGGCTTCTCCTCCCGCAAGGGCGACATCAGCATCTATCTCATGCCCGGCTACGAGAGCGCGGAAGCGCGCGCTCTCCTGGCCGGGCTCGGCCGGCACAAGATCGGCAAGGCCTGCCTGTACGTCCGGCGCCTGTCCGACATCCAGCTTCCCGTCCTCGAGCAGCTCGTCGCCCGTTCCGTATCCGAGATCCGGCGGCTCTACCCGCCGGTGAAGAAGTGA
- the nhaA gene encoding Na+/H+ antiporter NhaA, whose translation METEQRKLSNTFNKFFDSEKSSGVLLMFCTALALAITNSSFGGRYLAFWQTKLGSLTLEHWINDGLMAVFFLLIGLELERELYSGELSNIKNALLPMFAAVGGMVAPAAIHFALNAGTPSQAGIGIPMATDIAFALAVLAILGKRVPASLKVFVVAFAVMDDLGAIVIIAAVYTTKFSLAYLLGALAVWTVLVVLNRFLRVMSRVPYLLGGAVMWYFMLQSGVHATIASVALAFAIPYSAKDEDQASPSHKLEHLLHKPVAFIVLPLFALANTGVVLGGDWVQGLASMNSLGIAAGLLLGKPLGVVLLSFLAVAIGLCQLPTGLSWRHIFGAGILGGIGFTMSIFITNLAFAGEPAALNSSKMAILLASLTAGTLGFLWLRFLGREAAAGGDPDPAG comes from the coding sequence ATGGAAACCGAACAGCGCAAACTGTCGAACACGTTCAACAAGTTCTTCGACTCGGAAAAGTCGAGCGGCGTGCTGTTGATGTTCTGCACGGCGCTCGCGCTCGCGATCACCAATTCGTCGTTCGGGGGACGGTACCTCGCCTTCTGGCAGACGAAGCTCGGCAGTCTCACCCTCGAGCACTGGATCAACGACGGGCTGATGGCGGTTTTCTTCCTGCTCATCGGCCTCGAGCTCGAGCGCGAGCTCTACAGCGGCGAGCTCTCGAACATCAAGAACGCGCTGCTGCCGATGTTCGCGGCGGTCGGTGGCATGGTCGCACCGGCGGCGATCCACTTCGCCCTCAACGCGGGAACACCTTCGCAGGCCGGCATCGGAATCCCGATGGCCACCGACATCGCCTTCGCTCTCGCGGTTCTCGCCATCCTGGGAAAGCGCGTCCCGGCGTCGCTCAAGGTCTTCGTCGTCGCTTTCGCGGTCATGGACGACCTCGGCGCGATCGTCATCATCGCCGCCGTCTACACGACGAAGTTCTCGCTCGCGTACCTCCTCGGCGCCCTGGCGGTCTGGACCGTGCTCGTGGTGTTGAACCGCTTTCTCCGCGTCATGTCCCGCGTGCCGTACCTGCTCGGCGGCGCGGTGATGTGGTACTTCATGCTCCAGTCGGGCGTGCATGCCACCATCGCCAGCGTCGCGCTGGCTTTCGCGATTCCCTACTCTGCGAAGGACGAGGACCAGGCGTCGCCCTCGCACAAGCTCGAGCATCTCCTGCACAAGCCGGTCGCCTTCATCGTCCTGCCGCTTTTCGCCCTGGCCAATACCGGCGTCGTTCTCGGAGGGGACTGGGTGCAGGGCCTCGCCAGCATGAACAGCCTGGGCATCGCCGCGGGCCTCCTGCTGGGCAAGCCCCTGGGCGTCGTGCTGCTGTCGTTCCTCGCCGTGGCGATCGGCCTCTGCCAGCTGCCGACGGGCCTCTCGTGGCGGCACATCTTCGGCGCCGGCATTCTCGGTGGCATCGGATTCACGATGTCGATCTTCATCACCAATCTCGCGTTCGCCGGCGAGCCGGCTGCCCTGAACTCTTCGAAGATGGCGATTCTCCTGGCGTCGTTGACCGCCGGCACGCTCGGCTTCCTCTGGCTTCGGTTCCTGGGCCGGGAGGCGGCGGCCGGCGGCGATCCGGATCCGGCGGGCTGA
- a CDS encoding DUF1211 domain-containing protein: MGKGRLEAFSDGVIAIIITIMVLELKAPHGESLDDLRPLLPVFLSYLLSFVYVGIYWNNHHHMLQATHKVTGAVLWANLHLLFWLSLFPFATAWMGESHFSSRPTLVYGLVLLMAAIAYFVLQSVIVAAGAQNSGLKQALGRDWKGKVSPVLYLLAIAAALWRPWVSQCIFVLVALLWLVPDRRIERHLAAREI, from the coding sequence GTGGGCAAGGGGCGACTCGAAGCGTTCAGCGATGGGGTGATCGCCATCATCATCACCATCATGGTCCTGGAACTGAAGGCGCCGCATGGCGAGAGTCTCGACGACCTGCGCCCTCTCCTGCCGGTGTTCCTGAGCTATCTGTTGAGCTTCGTCTACGTCGGCATCTACTGGAACAATCATCACCACATGCTGCAGGCGACCCACAAGGTCACCGGCGCCGTGCTCTGGGCGAATCTGCACCTGCTGTTCTGGCTCTCGCTGTTTCCGTTCGCGACGGCCTGGATGGGTGAGAGCCACTTCTCCTCCCGGCCGACACTGGTCTACGGCCTGGTGCTCCTCATGGCGGCGATCGCCTACTTCGTGCTGCAGTCCGTCATCGTCGCCGCAGGGGCGCAGAATTCGGGCCTCAAGCAGGCTCTCGGTCGGGACTGGAAGGGCAAGGTCTCGCCGGTTCTCTACCTCCTGGCCATCGCTGCCGCCCTCTGGCGCCCCTGGGTCTCCCAGTGCATCTTCGTGCTGGTTGCGCTCCTGTGGCTGGTTCCGGACCGCCGCATCGAGCGCCACCTCGCCGCCAGAGAGATCTGA
- a CDS encoding GNAT family N-acetyltransferase, translating into MKIDNATTADVEPAAEALKAAFAHDALIAYFFRTCPEGVGPASSRFFSLLLRVRIALAMPALVLREAERVLGAAMGYDCERPAWPEPFAGEWARLEADTPGLGGRMAAYEALCRSHEPAPPHYYLGVLGVDPSVQGRGAGKALLEAFCRRSALDPLS; encoded by the coding sequence ATGAAGATCGACAATGCAACGACAGCGGATGTGGAGCCGGCGGCCGAAGCCCTCAAGGCCGCCTTCGCGCACGACGCGCTCATCGCTTACTTCTTTCGCACCTGCCCGGAGGGTGTCGGCCCGGCGTCGAGCCGCTTCTTCTCGCTGCTGCTGCGGGTGCGGATAGCGCTCGCCATGCCGGCGCTCGTGCTGCGCGAGGCGGAGAGGGTGCTGGGGGCGGCGATGGGTTACGACTGCGAGCGGCCGGCCTGGCCGGAGCCGTTCGCGGGGGAATGGGCGCGACTCGAGGCGGACACTCCGGGGCTGGGGGGCCGGATGGCGGCGTACGAGGCGCTCTGCCGTTCGCACGAGCCGGCGCCGCCGCACTACTATCTCGGTGTCCTCGGCGTCGACCCGTCGGTTCAGGGGCGGGGCGCCGGCAAGGCGCTTCTCGAGGCTTTCTGCCGCCGATCGGCCCTCGACCCGCTGTC
- a CDS encoding DUF488 family protein, producing MAVRIVRLGSPRAAGEGVRIGTVRRPPRGVPKSEFASQDWYDVWYPNLAPSVETMQLGQSATTPAQWQGFVRKFRSEMAAPESARTIALLAALSHQTDFALGCYCADETRCHRSVLRELLIAAGADVGEAAAGAELRRGRMRPPAT from the coding sequence ATGGCCGTTCGAATCGTGAGGCTCGGGAGCCCCAGAGCGGCAGGCGAGGGGGTGCGGATCGGTACGGTGCGCCGGCCGCCGCGCGGGGTGCCGAAGTCCGAGTTCGCGTCGCAGGACTGGTACGACGTCTGGTACCCGAACCTCGCGCCGAGCGTCGAGACGATGCAACTCGGGCAGAGCGCGACGACGCCGGCCCAGTGGCAGGGTTTCGTCCGCAAGTTCCGCAGCGAGATGGCGGCGCCGGAGAGCGCCCGCACGATCGCGCTGCTCGCGGCGCTCTCGCACCAGACCGACTTCGCGCTCGGCTGCTACTGCGCGGACGAAACGCGCTGCCACCGCTCGGTGCTGCGGGAGCTCCTGATCGCGGCGGGCGCCGATGTCGGCGAGGCCGCAGCGGGTGCAGAACTCCGTCGCGGACGCATGCGCCCGCCCGCCACCTGA
- a CDS encoding class I SAM-dependent methyltransferase — translation MGLYERFVLPRLVHFVCGLETHRRQRLKVVPMAAGDVLEIGFGSGLNLAHYDPAAVRKLWALEPAAEMWDLAQEAVVRSALPVELLQVSAEEIPLSDESVDTILMTYTLCTIPDAPRALTEARRVLRPGGRLLFCEHGTAPDERVRRWQERINPLWRRLAGGCNVNRHAPSLIEAGGFRVEQLSSRYLPGWRLASFNFWGVAVPSEPPARGGR, via the coding sequence ATGGGACTGTACGAGCGCTTCGTCCTCCCCCGGCTCGTCCACTTCGTCTGTGGTCTCGAGACGCACCGGCGGCAGCGACTCAAGGTCGTGCCGATGGCCGCGGGCGACGTGCTCGAGATCGGATTCGGCTCGGGGCTGAATCTCGCGCACTACGATCCCGCCGCTGTCCGGAAGCTGTGGGCGCTCGAGCCGGCCGCCGAGATGTGGGATCTGGCGCAGGAGGCCGTCGTGAGGTCGGCACTGCCCGTCGAGCTCCTGCAGGTTTCCGCCGAGGAGATCCCGCTGTCCGACGAGAGTGTCGACACGATCCTCATGACCTACACCCTGTGCACGATTCCCGATGCGCCGCGTGCCCTCACCGAAGCGCGACGCGTTCTCAGGCCGGGGGGGAGGCTTCTCTTCTGCGAGCACGGAACCGCTCCCGACGAGCGCGTCCGGCGCTGGCAGGAGAGGATCAATCCTCTTTGGCGGCGGCTCGCCGGCGGCTGCAACGTGAATCGCCACGCTCCCTCCCTGATCGAGGCGGGAGGCTTCCGCGTCGAGCAGCTCTCCTCCCGGTACCTGCCGGGCTGGCGGCTCGCCTCCTTCAACTTCTGGGGAGTCGCGGTCCCGTCGGAGCCGCCCGCCAGGGGAGGGCGATGA